In Fusarium poae strain DAOMC 252244 chromosome Unknown contig_2, whole genome shotgun sequence, a single genomic region encodes these proteins:
- a CDS encoding uncharacterized protein (MEROPS:MER0004931), with protein MSSRVTRLKVSMAREGISVMVLSKPEHICYLTGFNATIWSHPAFAILTEDSAKPILLANALRKHKAENTPGVRINHFYGHWFGAEPTASNWPEALQILVAQGSSVGKRIGIERKFISLDFYDALTSALPDAKFVGVDDLLQECRSVKDEDEIANARIAAKIAGAGLAAAKERAHAGGSEYETFFAAKCAMYKLWSKTYPDADIHGFGSLEGGKFDGFDVWVLFGERKFMQTASPTSRRLEDGEAGSVLIWSVINGRHVELEDTVWKGELSNSEKTAIADANEIRGAVVELIRPGLPLSAPFEKACEMLAERGYTKPARIGHNVGLGPHEQGSIDGFAVGSFKAGMIVAIEPNANIRGRFKTQISRTYLVTSESCECLNPESDG; from the coding sequence ATGTCGAGCCGAGTAACTCGTCTTAAAGTCAGCATGGCGAGAGAAGGCATCAGCGTGATGGTGCTGTCGAAACCCGAACACATTTGCTACTTGACTGGCTTCAACGCGACCATTTGGTCCCACCCCGCATTCGCGATTTTGACAGAGGACAGTGCCAAACCTATCCTTCTTGCAAACGCACTCCGCAAACACAAAGCTGAGAACACTCCCGGCGTTCGCATCAATCACTTCTACGGACATTGGTTCGGCGCTGAACCGACAGCGTCAAACTGGCCTGAGGCACTGCAAATCCTCGTCGCTCAGGGAAGCTCTGTGGGAAAGAGGATCGGGATTGAGCGCAAGTTCATTTCACTGGATTTCTACGATGCTTTGACGAGCGCACTGCCGGACGCAAAATTCGTTGGAGTCGACGACCTCCTGCAAGAATGCCGGAGCgtcaaggatgaggatgaaatcGCGAATGCACGTATCGCTGCTAAGATcgccggcgccggcttagcTGCAGCGAAAGAACGAGCCCATGCCGGGGGTAGCGAGTACGAAACATTCTTCGCCGCCAAATGCGCAATGTACAAGTTGTGGAGCAAAACCTATCCCGATGCCGACATCCACGGCTTTGGCTCGTTGGAAGGCGGCAAATTTGACGGATTTGATGTTTGGGTTCTTTTTGGTGAACGAAAATTCATGCAGACCGCCTCACCCACCTCGCGCAGACTCGAAGATGGAGAGGCGGGTTCAGTGCTGATCTGGAGCGTCATCAATGGGAGGCATGTTGAATTGGAGGACACCGTCTGGAAGGGAGAACTGTCCAACTCAGAAAAGACGGCAATCGCGGACGCAAATGAGATTCGTGGCGCAGTCGTTGAATTAATTCGACCTGGGCTACCTCTCTCTGCTCCGTTCGAAAAGGCTTGCGAGATGCTGGCGGAGCGCGGCTACACAAAACCCGCCCGTATCGGTCACAATGTCGGACTCGGTCCGCATGAACAAGGTTCAATCGACGGCTTTGCTGTAGGCTCATTCAAAGCCGGCATGATTGTTGCGATTGAACCTAACGCCAATATCCGGGGAAGGTTCAAGACTCAGATATCAAGAACTTACCTCGTAACAAGCGAGTCATGCGAGTGTCTGAATCCCGAAAGCGACGGTTAA
- a CDS encoding uncharacterized protein (TransMembrane:3 (o20-37i159-183o217-240i)), translating to MFPYTDSRLLWTYLVKRQIVPYGVTIAYMIVAFHSQYSDRYERTWFKVTAGLANLVGQFVMTFPMTTWCAWEAKQTMRVPALSADIRDAIAGYHSSSTGGTVAFHKILETSKISRHMRSQVSNMNSDLHTVKRVLLDGLPSHVHGEEQHPTNARAPKMVIWMMSFCVFLFNCFCYATTSFLLVKVAATSVFVLLVQGDVARKDHQSLEDMLNISNQIFTSGNILTLPFVGIPVLIALRVFHYRLMKNLWPFWVLN from the exons ATGTTCCCATATACCGATTCGAGGTTACTGTGGACCTATTTGGTAAAACGCCAGATCGTACCGTATGGGGTGACGATAGCCTATATGATCGTCGCCTTCCATTCACAATATTCCGACCGCTACGAGAGGACTTGGTTTAAGGTTACGGCGGGTCTCGCCAACTTGGTGGGACAGTTTGTCATGACCTTTCCCATGACGACCTGGTGCGCATGGGAGGCCAAACAGACGATGCGTGTGCCAGCACTCAGCGCCGATATTCGAGACGCCATCGCAGGTTATCATAGCTCTTCAACGGGCGGTACCGTCGCCTTTCACAAGATCCTCGAGACGTCAAAAATCAGCCGCCACATGAGAAGTCAAGTTTCTAATATGAACTCCGATCTTCATACAGTCAAACGAGTTTTACTTGACGGCTTACCATCCCACGTCCACGGCGAGGAGCAACATCCGACTAATGCTCGGGCGCCTAAAATGGTAATTTGGATGATGTCGTTCTGCGTATTCTTGTTCAACTGTTTTTGTTATGCCACCACTTCGTTCCTCCTCGTCAAGGTTGCAGCAACATCAGTCTTCGTCCTACTGGTCCAAGGCGACGTAGCTCGCAAAGACCACCAGTCACTTGAAGATATGCTCAACATCTCAAATCAAATCTTTACCTCCGGAAATATTCTGACGCTTCCGTTTGTTGGAATCCCAGTGTTGATCGCTCTCAGAGTTTTTCACTACCGTTTGATGAAAAATCTGTGGCCATTTTGGGTTCTCA ATTAG